In Alteromonas naphthalenivorans, one DNA window encodes the following:
- a CDS encoding YjgN family protein: MSSNIDYSTYSLEELKQARATINEIEHSERAQELEERIVQFELPEASSPEALSTRASSPVATASVLRKGKISFHGKASEFFSIWIVNLLLTIATLGIYSAWAKVRTNRYFYGNTEIDGHRFSYLANPLQILKGRIIAVCLFASYFILSALNPIAGALMLLALMALTPLMIVLGQRFSMRMTGYRNVRFKFNGGFGDAFVVFVVLPFVSLFTMYLMLPWALKKIDEYLVDNSAFGDSSFTTKLSTGSYYLASLGAVGIVVAVFLVGASIMGLGFTSLIHTLENGAPLVMIALFAMYLIAFAISSSFYTALIRNHIYENSEIPNVAHFNSNVGILPLVWLRTTNVIAIVLSLGFAIPWAKIRSAYFFANVTEVSVLSGIDSVTSVNTGSVGATAEEAATLFDVDVALG, translated from the coding sequence ATGTCGTCAAATATTGATTACTCAACGTATTCACTGGAAGAATTAAAGCAAGCTCGCGCCACAATTAACGAAATTGAGCACTCAGAACGGGCGCAAGAGTTAGAAGAGCGAATCGTGCAGTTTGAATTACCAGAAGCTTCATCCCCAGAAGCTCTATCCACAAGAGCTTCCTCCCCTGTAGCTACCGCAAGTGTGTTAAGAAAGGGAAAGATTTCCTTTCATGGTAAAGCGTCAGAATTCTTTTCTATTTGGATTGTAAATCTATTGCTCACTATTGCGACACTGGGTATTTATTCTGCGTGGGCAAAAGTAAGAACCAACCGATATTTTTATGGCAATACCGAGATTGATGGTCATCGGTTCTCCTACCTAGCGAATCCTTTACAAATTTTAAAAGGCCGTATTATTGCGGTGTGTTTATTTGCTAGTTACTTTATTTTAAGCGCTCTAAACCCTATCGCAGGTGCATTAATGTTGTTGGCTTTAATGGCACTCACGCCTCTTATGATAGTGCTTGGTCAACGTTTCAGTATGCGTATGACAGGGTATCGAAATGTTCGGTTTAAATTCAACGGCGGCTTTGGTGACGCGTTTGTTGTTTTCGTGGTTCTGCCTTTTGTTAGCTTATTTACCATGTACTTGATGTTGCCATGGGCGCTGAAGAAGATAGACGAATACCTAGTTGATAATTCTGCTTTCGGTGATAGTAGTTTTACCACCAAACTGAGCACGGGATCTTATTACCTTGCCTCACTCGGCGCTGTGGGCATTGTCGTGGCAGTGTTTTTGGTAGGGGCAAGTATAATGGGATTAGGCTTTACTAGTCTAATTCATACATTAGAAAACGGCGCTCCTTTAGTGATGATCGCTTTGTTCGCCATGTATCTTATTGCCTTTGCTATTTCATCTAGCTTTTATACTGCACTTATCCGCAATCATATTTATGAAAATAGTGAAATACCAAACGTGGCTCATTTCAATTCCAATGTGGGTATACTGCCGTTGGTATGGCTTAGAACAACCAATGTTATCGCTATCGTTCTGTCCTTAGGCTTCGCTATTCCGTGGGCGAAAATTCGCAGCGCTTATTTCTTTGCTAACGTCACTGAGGTCAGTGTGTTATCAGGTATTGATAGCGTTACATCCGTTAACACCGGTTCTGTGGGCGCCACAGCTGAAGAAGCGGCTACGTTGTTCGATGTTGATGTCGCATTAGGCTAG
- a CDS encoding M48 family metallopeptidase has product MIHGQLYQSKDSAVTSVIANIENNTLIIRLLNGDKRVKDERCVTTSQLEIYANVTADKGESVDIGSSESTEPLRFQQSDVNAKSKLGNLPREITLPNDRLLVCSPSPLLDQWLDGGAGSRISQMETKKPWLIASVLLVPLLLYVIFVQGMPWAAVKFANQVPYSIKSLASQHTLSALDYSMLEPSTLPNLQREQLMEGFDTVVKQGSGLGIENNVRVHFRDSNLIGPNAFALPDGTIVFTDDLVTLVDGDQALLDAILLHEIGHVAQNHSMQMVAESLFATLAISYFFGDLSGAIESFMGIGSSVVQNQYSQKHEWQADNFAIEQLKLMQRDPADFADVMRKLSNDNDQLGSENSWFQSHPSTKARIGNAEKHTLQ; this is encoded by the coding sequence GTGATACACGGGCAGTTATATCAATCAAAAGATTCAGCGGTAACATCAGTTATCGCGAATATTGAAAACAATACATTGATCATTCGTTTATTAAATGGTGACAAGCGTGTTAAAGATGAGCGATGTGTGACAACAAGCCAGCTAGAAATATACGCGAACGTTACTGCTGACAAAGGTGAAAGTGTCGATATTGGCAGTAGTGAAAGCACTGAGCCGCTAAGGTTTCAGCAATCTGACGTCAATGCGAAGTCGAAGCTGGGTAATTTACCTCGAGAAATTACCTTACCTAACGACCGCTTACTGGTTTGCTCTCCATCGCCCCTGTTAGATCAGTGGTTAGATGGTGGGGCAGGTAGTCGTATCTCTCAAATGGAAACTAAAAAGCCTTGGCTAATTGCGAGTGTTTTATTAGTACCACTTTTACTCTATGTTATTTTCGTACAAGGTATGCCATGGGCGGCCGTTAAATTTGCTAACCAGGTACCATACTCTATTAAATCCCTAGCTTCACAGCATACGTTGAGCGCATTAGATTATTCAATGTTGGAGCCTAGCACGCTACCTAATTTGCAACGTGAGCAGTTAATGGAGGGCTTTGACACTGTTGTAAAGCAAGGTAGCGGACTTGGTATTGAAAACAATGTTCGGGTTCACTTTAGAGATTCCAATTTAATTGGGCCCAATGCCTTTGCGTTACCAGACGGCACCATAGTGTTTACCGATGACTTGGTAACACTGGTAGATGGCGACCAAGCATTACTTGATGCTATTTTGTTACACGAAATTGGCCATGTGGCACAAAACCATTCTATGCAAATGGTGGCCGAGTCCTTATTTGCAACCCTAGCGATAAGTTACTTTTTCGGTGATTTAAGCGGAGCAATTGAATCTTTTATGGGAATAGGTTCTAGTGTTGTGCAAAACCAATACTCCCAAAAACATGAATGGCAGGCGGACAACTTTGCTATTGAACAATTAAAATTAATGCAACGAGATCCCGCTGACTTTGCAGACGTAATGCGCAAATTATCGAACGACAATGATCAGCTGGGCTCTGAAAATAGTTGGTTCCAATCGCATCCCTCAACAAAAGCACGTATAGGAAATGCTGAGAAACACACGTTGCAATGA
- a CDS encoding GGDEF domain-containing protein yields the protein MNEAQLDLFPSLLLVSNLRSGRIDYCNKDALEFVGSSREDVVGNNVSNIISRASLIFFESYVRPSVLATGRFSELQMTLVTAQQERLPVLSNVALHGEQLYWSMHSAKSRDKLYQELIEVRDSLELKTDELTLLSRLDPLTNLLNRRAASADIRKLLDQVNRKFVPVSFLLIDIDFFKNINDKHGHDVGDEVIGLLSKTLKAATRKTDVVARWGGEEFLIVLYNSTQDDARLYCKYLHERIAEMRYSRADRITVSIGVTQLPVPQRDTVLQVETLIKEADDALYRAKDEGRNRTVFHTDKRAKI from the coding sequence TTGAATGAGGCTCAGCTCGATCTCTTTCCTAGTTTACTTTTAGTATCGAATTTACGCTCAGGACGCATCGATTATTGTAATAAAGATGCGCTAGAATTCGTCGGTTCTTCTCGCGAAGATGTGGTAGGTAATAATGTTTCCAATATAATTTCGCGGGCAAGTTTAATTTTTTTTGAAAGCTATGTTAGGCCATCTGTGCTCGCAACGGGTAGATTTTCAGAACTTCAAATGACATTGGTCACTGCGCAGCAAGAACGGTTACCTGTATTGTCAAATGTTGCACTGCATGGCGAACAACTGTACTGGTCTATGCATTCAGCAAAAAGCCGCGACAAGCTCTATCAAGAGTTGATAGAGGTAAGAGACAGTTTGGAATTAAAAACTGACGAACTGACACTACTTTCCCGTCTCGATCCGCTTACTAATTTACTTAATCGCCGTGCTGCCTCTGCAGATATTCGTAAGCTTCTCGATCAGGTGAATCGAAAATTTGTTCCTGTATCTTTCTTGCTTATTGATATTGATTTCTTTAAAAACATTAACGATAAACACGGACACGATGTAGGTGACGAGGTTATTGGTTTGTTATCTAAAACGTTAAAAGCGGCCACCCGAAAAACCGATGTTGTAGCCCGCTGGGGCGGCGAAGAATTTCTGATAGTGTTATATAATTCAACCCAAGACGATGCCCGCTTATATTGTAAATATTTACATGAAAGGATTGCCGAAATGCGCTATTCACGCGCAGATAGAATTACGGTGAGTATTGGTGTGACACAACTCCCCGTGCCGCAACGTGACACTGTTTTACAAGTTGAAACATTAATAAAAGAAGCCGATGATGCGCTTTATCGCGCGAAAGACGAAGGCAGAAATCGTACCGTTTTTCACACAGACAAACGCGCCAAAATCTAA
- a CDS encoding alpha/beta fold hydrolase, whose protein sequence is MIYQPSAYPIIENNNVKIIGSGTKTLMLAHGFGCDQNMWKYLTPYLEQKYKIVLFDYVGCGKSNVSAFDKSRYEELEGYAQDVIDICEALELTEVTFIGHSVSGIIGYLASVIAPQYFSHFVLVCPSPCFLNLPPDYFGGFEKEDLEELINLMDKNYIGWASYLAPLVMGGENDPNLVKELESSFCSTDPKYAKPFAKATFFSDYRNVLPTISFPSLILQSRSDSLASVEVGKYMHEKTPLSSLEVIDAHGHCLHMTNPHIIAEKIELFIS, encoded by the coding sequence ATGATTTATCAACCTAGCGCTTACCCCATTATTGAGAACAATAATGTGAAAATTATTGGTTCAGGCACGAAGACACTTATGCTTGCGCATGGATTTGGCTGCGACCAAAACATGTGGAAGTACCTTACCCCCTATCTAGAGCAAAAGTATAAAATTGTACTGTTTGACTACGTAGGTTGTGGAAAATCTAACGTCAGTGCTTTTGACAAATCTCGGTATGAAGAATTAGAAGGATACGCACAAGATGTTATCGATATTTGTGAGGCTCTTGAGTTAACTGAGGTCACATTTATTGGTCATTCAGTGAGCGGCATTATTGGCTACCTCGCTTCGGTTATCGCCCCGCAGTATTTTTCACATTTTGTATTGGTATGCCCTTCTCCTTGTTTCCTGAATTTACCGCCAGACTATTTTGGTGGTTTCGAAAAGGAAGACCTGGAAGAGCTTATTAATTTAATGGACAAAAACTATATTGGCTGGGCGAGTTACCTTGCGCCATTAGTGATGGGGGGAGAGAACGACCCCAACTTAGTGAAAGAACTTGAAAGCAGCTTTTGTTCTACCGACCCTAAATATGCGAAACCTTTTGCTAAGGCTACTTTCTTTTCTGATTATAGGAATGTCCTTCCGACAATTTCATTTCCCTCACTTATTTTGCAAAGTCGCAGCGACTCATTAGCATCAGTAGAGGTTGGGAAATATATGCATGAGAAAACGCCGTTGTCATCACTTGAAGTTATTGATGCTCACGGTCATTGTTTACATATGACGAACCCCCACATCATTGCAGAAAAAATAGAGCTGTTTATATCTTGA